In the genome of Gloeotrichia echinulata CP02, one region contains:
- a CDS encoding tetratricopeptide repeat protein, which yields MTTQATDYHVNTAEMLQIAAQYQRASRLGEAEKLYRQILETQPDNPEALYRMGTLAQQQGQSKTAEEFFSAATQIQPDSATIWFSLGNLRLGQGQYGEAAIAYCQALALKPNSLAIYNNLGYALQQQGLFAQAINYYQKALDLKPNFVEAEANLGNTLHAQGQLSPTEQLHYAQLNSQLGLARKKAGDLATSLAYYKQAIILQPDFVEAHYQLGVVLQAKGELEEAIACYQKALELNVNYGEVYLKLGKIYQQKNQLAAAVSAYRQGLKLINPHYAQAIEVPEDAEISQPVPITPEISQTEVIVGKYNFPSIPKVVDNLGDRPFWSVVITVYNRIDYLLECLTSVLVQWQGKEQMEIIVIDDSSKTPIFEIVNSIGQGIISYYRNPQNLGLPENWNAGIALTRGHWVHLLHDDDYILPGFYSRLQASLEGCADSIGAAFTGYQNINDKGEVFFCQQVYGEQRGIAENWLQRIGVANSLNMPAVVIRREAHERLGVYHSELTYTSDWELYKRIAVSYDWWYEPEILANYREHGNNMTSELLLSGKQMISIRRAIEISDSYFPTQQGAEITAKSRIHYFNYCLQMVKSPILAGNLAGALVMLEEALKMDHSPEAVAKLFNWLTWEEATPLRDEIASRLISMTL from the coding sequence ATGACTACACAAGCTACAGATTACCATGTAAATACTGCTGAAATGTTGCAAATAGCTGCCCAATATCAACGAGCTAGTCGCCTAGGGGAAGCTGAAAAATTATATCGTCAAATTCTGGAAACACAGCCAGACAACCCCGAAGCTTTATATAGAATGGGTACATTAGCGCAACAACAGGGACAAAGCAAAACTGCCGAAGAGTTTTTCAGTGCTGCTACCCAAATTCAGCCTGATTCTGCAACAATATGGTTTAGTTTGGGTAATTTACGTTTAGGACAAGGGCAATACGGGGAAGCTGCGATCGCTTATTGTCAAGCTCTAGCCCTGAAACCAAACTCCCTAGCAATTTACAACAATTTGGGTTATGCTCTGCAACAACAAGGATTATTTGCCCAAGCAATTAACTATTATCAAAAAGCTCTAGATTTAAAGCCTAATTTTGTGGAAGCAGAGGCGAATTTAGGCAATACACTACATGCTCAAGGACAGCTATCTCCTACAGAGCAATTGCATTATGCACAATTAAATTCTCAGCTAGGTCTTGCCAGAAAAAAAGCTGGTGATTTGGCAACATCTCTAGCTTATTACAAACAAGCAATTATTTTACAACCCGATTTTGTAGAAGCTCATTATCAGTTGGGGGTAGTGCTGCAAGCAAAAGGCGAATTAGAAGAGGCGATCGCCTGTTATCAAAAAGCCTTAGAACTCAATGTCAACTATGGAGAAGTTTACCTCAAGTTAGGTAAAATTTATCAACAAAAAAATCAATTAGCAGCAGCAGTTTCTGCCTATCGCCAAGGATTAAAGCTGATTAATCCTCACTATGCTCAAGCCATAGAAGTTCCTGAAGATGCAGAAATTTCTCAGCCGGTACCAATCACACCAGAAATTTCTCAAACTGAGGTAATTGTAGGGAAATATAATTTTCCTAGCATTCCTAAAGTAGTTGATAACCTAGGCGATCGCCCTTTTTGGAGTGTAGTCATAACTGTATATAATCGCATCGATTATCTACTTGAATGCCTTACCAGCGTCTTAGTACAATGGCAAGGAAAAGAGCAGATGGAAATCATCGTTATAGACGATTCCAGTAAAACGCCAATTTTTGAAATAGTCAATAGTATTGGCCAAGGCATAATCAGCTACTACCGCAATCCGCAAAATCTCGGTTTACCAGAAAATTGGAATGCAGGAATTGCTCTAACTCGTGGTCACTGGGTGCATTTACTTCACGACGATGATTATATCCTCCCTGGTTTTTATTCTCGGTTACAAGCAAGTCTAGAGGGGTGTGCAGATTCGATTGGCGCAGCTTTTACAGGTTATCAAAACATCAACGACAAAGGGGAAGTATTTTTTTGTCAACAAGTATATGGAGAACAGCGAGGAATAGCTGAAAATTGGCTACAACGTATTGGAGTTGCTAACTCCTTGAATATGCCTGCGGTAGTAATTCGCAGAGAAGCTCATGAACGATTGGGAGTATATCATTCTGAGTTGACATATACAAGTGATTGGGAACTTTATAAACGCATTGCTGTTAGTTACGATTGGTGGTATGAGCCAGAAATTTTGGCTAATTACCGCGAACATGGCAACAATATGACGAGCGAACTTTTATTATCTGGAAAGCAGATGATATCAATTCGCCGCGCAATTGAAATTTCCGACAGTTATTTCCCAACTCAACAGGGTGCTGAAATTACAGCAAAATCCCGCATTCATTATTTTAATTATTGTTTACAAATGGTCAAATCCCCTATTTTAGCAGGAAATTTAGCTGGGGCTTTGGTCATGTTGGAAGAAGCTTTGAAAATGGATCACAGCCCTGAAGCAGTGGCGAAATTATTTAATTGGTTAACATGGGAAGAAGCGACTCCTTTGCGTGATGAAATTGCTTCAAGGCTCATCTCCATGACTTTATGA
- a CDS encoding glycosyltransferase: MSINQVEHPNITWEKQIASYHQALKLNPYNWDIYTRLGQIYQLQNQTTEAISVYRQGLTLLNPHYAKAVAAYEDSGINQEILVTPPISQTQVTVGAYEFPRIPPVTDPDKPRPFWTVVIPVYNRTDYILECLASVLVQWTGAEDMEILVMDNASTAPLFDLVHSIGGGIVRYYRHPQNIGVLPNHNAGICLSRGQWIHILHDDDCVLEGFYANLQKSLQGCPDSVGAAFANFEYFNEKGVLVEKGEVSYWFGDHKGIPHNFLQQIGVTCPFQVPAVVIRRLTHEQLGGYYPELICAPEWELYKRIAVFYDWWYEPESLARYRIHSHRMTSNDLSSGILALSIRQGLEISESYIPADLYSQVLADARIYNFNYCLKHAAIPLKTGNLAGALRMIQEILKIDSSPESVAKLFVWLTQEEVAPLRDEIISKLFSLSEITTNKKLVKAD; the protein is encoded by the coding sequence ATGTCAATTAATCAGGTCGAGCATCCTAATATTACCTGGGAAAAACAAATCGCATCTTATCACCAAGCCTTAAAACTCAATCCCTATAATTGGGATATCTACACTCGCTTAGGTCAGATTTACCAACTTCAAAACCAGACCACAGAGGCGATTTCTGTGTATCGTCAGGGGTTGACGTTACTCAATCCCCATTACGCCAAAGCCGTAGCTGCTTACGAAGATTCTGGAATCAACCAAGAAATATTAGTTACTCCACCCATATCCCAAACTCAGGTGACTGTTGGCGCCTATGAGTTTCCACGGATTCCACCTGTAACAGACCCTGACAAACCTCGACCGTTTTGGACTGTGGTGATTCCGGTATATAACCGCACCGATTATATCCTCGAATGTCTAGCTAGCGTCTTGGTACAATGGACTGGGGCTGAGGATATGGAAATTCTGGTAATGGATAATGCCAGTACAGCACCTTTATTTGATCTAGTACACAGTATTGGTGGAGGAATAGTACGCTACTACAGACATCCGCAAAATATTGGAGTACTCCCAAATCACAATGCAGGTATTTGTCTCAGTCGCGGTCAGTGGATTCATATCCTACATGATGATGATTGTGTCCTTGAGGGCTTTTATGCCAATCTTCAGAAAAGTCTTCAAGGGTGTCCAGATTCCGTAGGAGCTGCTTTCGCAAATTTTGAATATTTCAATGAAAAAGGGGTATTAGTTGAAAAAGGGGAAGTGAGTTATTGGTTTGGAGACCATAAAGGTATCCCTCACAATTTTTTGCAGCAAATTGGTGTCACGTGTCCGTTCCAGGTACCTGCGGTTGTTATTCGTCGCCTCACTCATGAACAATTAGGAGGTTATTATCCGGAGTTAATTTGCGCTCCTGAATGGGAATTGTATAAACGCATTGCTGTTTTTTATGATTGGTGGTACGAACCAGAAAGTTTGGCTCGTTACCGTATACATTCTCACAGAATGACATCTAATGATTTATCATCTGGAATTCTGGCTTTGTCCATTCGCCAAGGGCTAGAGATTTCCGAGAGCTATATCCCTGCTGATCTTTATTCTCAGGTTCTCGCAGATGCTCGTATATATAACTTTAATTATTGTCTGAAACATGCCGCAATACCTCTCAAAACTGGTAATCTTGCTGGAGCTTTGCGGATGATTCAAGAAATTCTCAAAATCGATAGCTCTCCTGAATCTGTAGCCAAGTTATTTGTGTGGTTAACTCAAGAGGAAGTAGCTCCCCTCCGAGATGAGATTATTTCAAAGTTGTTTTCCCTCTCTGAAATTACAACCAATAAAAAATTAGTCAAAGCAGATTAA
- a CDS encoding GDP-mannose 4,6-dehydratase: protein MSNSFWQGRNVLVTGCTGMLGSWMTQELLNRGAKVVGLVRDWVPQSRLFTEGLSQKITTVYGRIEDLEVLKRAINEYEIDTVFHLAAQTIVNWANREPLATFETNIKGTWNLLEACSQIGGVNRIIVASSDKAYGNQEILPYSETAPLQGAHPYDVSKSCADLICRTYYVSYGLPVCVTRCGNLYGGGDLNFNNIVPDTIRLALQEKPVLIRSDGTNIRDYFYVKDGVHAYLHLAEQMHRSEIVGEAFNFSNELQISVLELVNKILALINKSYLTPVILNQSHNEIKHQYLSTQKAQNLLDWKPIYTLEQGLIETIEWYQSFIDYKLELAKNF from the coding sequence ATGTCAAATTCATTCTGGCAAGGTCGTAACGTTTTAGTTACAGGATGTACAGGTATGTTAGGAAGCTGGATGACTCAAGAACTCTTAAACAGAGGAGCAAAAGTTGTCGGCTTAGTTCGAGATTGGGTGCCTCAGTCTAGACTATTTACAGAAGGATTATCTCAGAAAATCACAACCGTTTACGGACGGATAGAAGATTTAGAAGTATTGAAACGAGCAATTAATGAATATGAAATTGATACCGTATTTCATTTGGCTGCTCAAACTATAGTTAATTGGGCTAATCGTGAACCTTTAGCAACATTTGAAACCAATATCAAAGGAACCTGGAACTTACTGGAAGCTTGTAGTCAGATAGGAGGAGTAAATCGGATCATAGTCGCATCTAGCGATAAAGCTTATGGAAACCAAGAGATATTACCCTACTCTGAAACAGCACCACTTCAGGGAGCGCATCCCTACGATGTTTCCAAAAGTTGTGCGGATCTAATATGTCGTACTTACTATGTGAGCTACGGCTTACCAGTATGCGTGACTCGTTGTGGAAATCTCTATGGTGGTGGAGATTTAAACTTTAACAACATTGTGCCAGATACCATACGCTTGGCTTTGCAGGAAAAACCTGTTTTAATTCGCAGCGATGGCACCAATATTCGTGATTATTTTTACGTCAAAGACGGGGTTCATGCTTACTTACATCTTGCCGAACAAATGCATCGAAGTGAGATAGTTGGAGAAGCGTTTAATTTTAGCAATGAATTACAAATTTCAGTTTTGGAATTGGTAAATAAAATTTTAGCATTGATCAACAAGAGTTATCTTACACCTGTGATTTTAAATCAATCTCATAACGAAATAAAACATCAATATCTTTCGACACAAAAAGCTCAAAATCTTCTTGATTGGAAACCAATATATACCCTTGAACAGGGACTAATTGAAACCATTGAATGGTATCAAAGCTTTATTGATTATAAGCTGGAACTTGCGAAAAATTTCTAA
- a CDS encoding class I SAM-dependent methyltransferase — MSPPCESYRKPEQHNEMEAFYPLHAYVCEKCHLVQLQEYINPENIFSEYAYFSSYSDSWLKHANNYVDLVIGRFQLNQDSQVIEIASNDGYLLQYFVEIGIPVLGIEPAVNVAKVAIKKGIPTVVKFFGQDTARELVSQGKRADLLLGNNVLAHTPYLNDFVAGMKIILKPHGVITMEFPHLMRLMAENQFDTIYHEHFSYFSFITVDKVFNTHRLTIFDVEELPTHGGSLRIYARHTENYSQPVSEKVLELKAREESAGFTNLETYFSFGEQVKETKLKLLDFLIKAKRERKSIVGYGAPGKGNTLLNYCGIRTDFIDYTVDRNPYKQGQFLPGTHIPIFHPDKIQETKPDYVLILPWNLQDEIITQIAYIRDWGGQFVVPIPEVKLYS; from the coding sequence ATGTCTCCTCCCTGCGAAAGCTATCGCAAACCAGAACAGCACAATGAGATGGAAGCATTTTATCCACTCCATGCTTATGTCTGTGAAAAATGCCATTTAGTGCAACTGCAAGAGTATATTAATCCTGAAAATATCTTTAGCGAATACGCCTATTTTTCCTCCTACTCTGATAGCTGGTTAAAACATGCCAATAACTACGTTGATTTGGTAATAGGACGCTTTCAATTAAACCAAGATAGTCAGGTAATAGAAATTGCCAGTAATGATGGGTATTTGTTACAATATTTTGTAGAAATAGGCATCCCAGTATTGGGAATAGAACCTGCTGTTAATGTCGCTAAAGTAGCGATTAAAAAGGGGATTCCCACAGTTGTCAAGTTCTTTGGACAGGATACAGCACGGGAACTCGTTAGTCAGGGAAAACGAGCAGATTTATTATTGGGTAACAACGTCCTGGCTCATACGCCGTATCTCAATGATTTTGTCGCTGGGATGAAAATTATCCTCAAACCACATGGGGTAATTACTATGGAATTTCCCCATTTGATGCGATTAATGGCAGAAAATCAGTTTGATACTATTTACCATGAACACTTTTCTTATTTTTCTTTTATTACAGTAGACAAAGTTTTTAACACCCACCGTTTAACTATCTTTGATGTCGAAGAATTACCCACTCATGGTGGTTCTTTGAGAATTTATGCTCGTCATACTGAAAATTATTCCCAGCCAGTGAGTGAAAAAGTATTAGAACTGAAAGCTAGAGAAGAATCGGCTGGTTTTACAAACTTAGAAACATATTTTTCCTTTGGCGAACAAGTCAAAGAAACCAAACTTAAATTGCTTGATTTCTTAATTAAAGCTAAACGCGAAAGAAAATCCATTGTGGGTTACGGTGCGCCTGGTAAGGGAAATACTCTGTTAAATTACTGCGGTATCCGCACAGATTTTATTGATTATACAGTAGACCGTAATCCTTACAAACAAGGTCAATTTTTACCTGGGACTCACATTCCCATTTTTCATCCAGACAAAATTCAAGAAACTAAACCTGATTATGTGTTAATTTTGCCTTGGAATTTGCAGGACGAAATTATCACACAAATAGCCTATATTCGAGATTGGGGCGGTCAATTTGTTGTGCCAATTCCCGAAGTCAAGCTTTACTCTTAA
- a CDS encoding sugar phosphate nucleotidyltransferase gives MKVVLFCGGLGTRMREYSETIPKPMINIGYRPILWQVMKYYAHYGHKDFILCLGYKADLIKSYFLNYNEWLSNNFTLSNGSDIKLFNRDIQDWNITFVDTGLTANIGQRFKAVEEYLKGEEVFLANYSDGLTDLHLPTYIQEFYKRDKIGSFLCVRPSQTFHLVDIDENGLVEDIKDVKQREIWINGGYFLFKKDIFEYINYGEELVLEPFQRLIAIKELIAYKYKGFFGVMDTFKEKQQLDDMYAQGERPWEVWRDKTLEVISR, from the coding sequence ATGAAAGTTGTTTTATTCTGTGGTGGTTTAGGAACCAGAATGAGGGAATATTCAGAGACTATCCCTAAGCCAATGATTAATATTGGTTATCGACCGATATTATGGCAGGTTATGAAATACTATGCTCACTATGGGCACAAAGATTTTATCTTGTGTTTGGGTTACAAGGCTGATTTAATTAAAAGCTATTTCTTAAATTATAATGAATGGCTATCCAATAATTTTACTTTGTCAAATGGCAGCGATATAAAATTATTTAATCGGGATATCCAAGATTGGAATATTACCTTTGTGGATACGGGGTTAACTGCAAATATTGGACAAAGATTTAAAGCAGTAGAAGAGTATCTCAAAGGAGAAGAAGTCTTTTTGGCTAACTACAGTGATGGACTGACAGACTTGCATCTACCTACTTATATTCAGGAATTTTATAAACGTGATAAAATAGGTAGCTTTTTGTGTGTTAGACCAAGCCAAACTTTTCATTTAGTCGATATCGATGAAAATGGTTTAGTTGAAGATATTAAGGATGTCAAACAAAGAGAGATTTGGATTAATGGAGGATATTTTCTCTTTAAAAAAGATATCTTTGAATATATTAATTATGGTGAAGAACTTGTTCTGGAGCCTTTTCAAAGACTAATTGCGATCAAAGAACTTATAGCTTACAAATATAAGGGCTTTTTTGGTGTTATGGATACGTTTAAAGAAAAGCAACAGTTGGATGATATGTATGCTCAAGGTGAAAGACCTTGGGAAGTATGGAGAGATAAAACACTAGAGGTAATTTCTAGATGA
- a CDS encoding PIG-L deacetylase family protein has protein sequence MMQLSLSKTDESEYKILCLGAHCDDIEIGCGGTILKLIENYQNIIIYWVVFSSNEQRAEEATTSANVFLKEIQSKKVIIKNFRDGFLPFHGIEVKECFEQLKQEFSPDIIFTHYRDDRHQDHRLISDFTWNTFRNHLILEYEIPKYDGDLGIPNFFVHLDEALTRRKIQYIMDAFKTQQNKQWFTEETFRSILRIRSIESNSPNNYAEAFYCRKVILS, from the coding sequence ATGATGCAACTTAGCTTGAGCAAAACCGATGAATCTGAGTATAAAATTCTCTGTCTGGGTGCCCATTGTGATGATATCGAGATTGGTTGTGGTGGCACAATTTTAAAGCTGATAGAAAATTATCAGAATATCATCATATATTGGGTTGTCTTTAGTTCCAATGAACAAAGAGCAGAGGAAGCAACTACAAGCGCCAATGTATTCTTAAAAGAAATACAGTCCAAAAAAGTTATCATTAAAAATTTCCGAGATGGCTTTTTACCTTTTCATGGAATCGAGGTGAAAGAATGCTTTGAGCAGTTGAAGCAGGAATTTTCACCAGATATCATTTTTACGCATTATCGAGATGATCGCCACCAAGATCATCGTTTAATTTCTGATTTTACTTGGAACACTTTTAGAAATCATTTAATCCTGGAATATGAGATTCCCAAGTATGACGGCGATTTGGGTATTCCCAATTTCTTTGTCCATCTAGATGAAGCCTTAACCCGCCGGAAAATTCAATACATTATGGATGCTTTTAAAACACAGCAAAATAAACAATGGTTTACGGAAGAAACTTTTCGGTCAATTCTGAGAATTCGCTCTATCGAGTCAAATTCACCGAACAATTATGCAGAAGCATTTTACTGTCGAAAAGTCATTTTATCATAA